TCCCCGACGTCCGCTGGAACGTCGACGTCAAGGCCGAACCCGCCCTCCACCCCCTGCTGGACCTCATCGGCCGCCTCGACGCCTGGGACCGCGTCTGCGTCGGCTCGTTCTCCGAGGCGCGGGTCTTCCGCGCCCAGCGTCTGGCCGGAACTCGGCTGGCGACCTCGTACGGCACCAAGGGTGTCGTGGGGCTGCGGCTGCGCTCGTACGGCATCCCGGCCGCGCTGCGCGACTCGGCGATCGCCGCCCAGGTGCCCGAGTCCCAGTCGGGCGTGCCGGTGGTCGACCGACGCTTCGTGCGCGCCGCCCACGCGCGCGGCCTGCAGGTCCACGTGTGGACGGTCAACGAACCCGATCGGATGCACCGGCTCCTGGACCTGGGCGTCGATGGCATCATGACCGATCACATCGACACGCTGCGCAGGGTCCTGGAGGACCGGGGCACCTGGGTCTGAGCCCTCTCGCGCGGTCCGTTCAGGGGGAAGCGAGGGGCACGGGTGGGCACCGAGACCGTGCGGGCACAGGCGACCGACGAGGTCACCGAACGGCGGCGCGAGCAGCGCGGCTGGTACTTCTACGACTGGGCGTGCTCCGTCTACTCGACGAGCGTGCTCACCGTGTTCCTGGGCCCCTATCTCACGTCCGTCGCCAAGCACGCGGCGGACGCGGACGGCTTCGTCCATCCGCTGGGCATCCCGGTCCGCGCCGGCTCCTTCTTCGCCTACACGGTCTCGGCGTCCGTCATAGTGTCGATCTTCGTGATGCCGATGGCGGGCGCCGCCGCCGACCGCACCGGCCGCAAGAAGCCCCTGCTCGCGCTCTGCGCCTATCTCGGCGCCACGGCCACCACGGGCATGTTCTTCCTGGACGGCGACCGCTACCTGCTCGGCGGTCTGCTGCTGATCGTCGCCAATGCCTCGGTGGCCGTGTCGATGGTCCTGTACAACTCCTACCTGCCGCAGATCGCCCCGCCCGAGGAGCGTGACGCGGTCTCGTCCCGCGGCTGGGCCTTCGGCTACGCGGCGGGCTCGCTGATGCTGGTCGTGAACCTGGTCCTGTACTCGGCCCACGAGTCCTTCGGGCTCTCCGAGTCGACGGCCGTCCGCATCTGTCTGGCCTCGGCGGGCATCTGGTGGGGCGCCTTCACCCTCGTACCGCTGAAGCGGCTGCGGGACCGGCCCACGGCGTCCGCGGGGCAGGCGCCGGGGCACGGATGGCGGCAGCTGGCGGCCACCGTGCGGGACATGCGGGGCAAACCGCTCACCCTCGCCTTCCTGTTCGCCTACCTCGTCTACAACGACGGAATCCAGACGGTCATCTCGCAGGCGTCGGTGTACGGATCGCAGGAGCTGGGGCTGAGCCAGTCGACCCTGATCGTCGCCGTGCTGCTGGTGCAGGTGCTCGCGGTCGGGGGCGCCCTGGGGATGGGACGGCTCGCACGGACGTACGGCGCGAAGCGCACGATCCTCGGCTCGCTCGTCGCCTGGACCGTGACGCTCGGCGCGGGGTACTTCCTGCCGGCGGGCGCGCCCGTCTGGTTCTTCGTCCTGGCCGCCGGGATCGGCCTGGTCCTGGGCGGCAGCCAGGCGCTCTCGCGCTCGCTGTTCTCCCATCTGGTGCCGAGCGGGAAGGAGGCCGAGTACTTCTCCGCGTACGAGATGAGCGATCGGGGGATGAGCTGGCTCGGCCCGCTTCTGTTCGGTTTGACCTACCAGCTGACGGGAAGTTATAGGGACGCGATCATCTCGCTCGTGGCCTTCTTCGTCATCGGATTCGTGCTGCTCGCGAGGGTTCCGGTGCGGCAGGCCGTGCGCGACGCGGGTAATCCCGTACCGGACAGGATTTAGCACCTGAGGCCAAAGGCCGGTAGTGTACGCGTTTGGCCTGCCAGGCGTACCGTTACTGCGCGTCAAAGATACTGAAGCGTTGGGTGACATCTGCTGCCAGATGTGACAAACCGGGCGCCGGTGGGTACAACAAGGGGCGGCTACGACGGCGACGCATGACCCGGAACGGGAATCTTTACCGCCGACCGGACGTTGACCGGATGACGACGACAGCGACACCTGTCCTGTGGGCGACAAGCCCGGGAGGCACGATTCATGAGTGAGCGAGCTCTTCGCGGCACGCGCCTCGTGGTGACCAGCTACGAGACGGACCGCGGCATCGACCTGGCCCCGCGCCAGGCCGTGGAGTACGCATGCGAGAAGGGGCACCGGTTTGAGATGCCCTTCTCGGTCGAGGCGGAGATTCCGCCGGAGTGGGAGTGCAAGGTCTGCGGGGCCCAGGCACTCCTGGTGGACGGCGACGGCCCTGAGGAAAAGAAGGCCAAGCCCGCGCGTACGCATTGGGACATGCTGATGGAGCGGCGCACCCGAGAGGAGCTCGAAGAGGTCCTCGAGGAGCGCCTGGCCGTTCTGCGCTCCGGCGCGATGAACATCGCGGTGCATCCGCGGGACAGCCGCAAGTCCGCGTAACCCCTCCGGGGGTTGGGCGGCATACCACGCACGCAGCCGCGGGCGCCGTACGCACGTCGTACGGGGCCCGCGGCTCTGTGCGTTGTGCGTGCCCCTCAGGGGCACGGAGAACTGCGCGACCAGCCCCCACCGGCCCGCAGGTGAAAACCCCACGGGCCACCGACGGGAAAGCCTCGGTCAGCGGTTCAGTGGCGGACGCGGGCCCGGGTCCGTCGTCGGGTTCTCTTCCCTGATGACCTCGCCCTGGACGACCTTGCCGTCGGGGCGATGGATACGGGCCTGCTGGAAGGCGTCGCCGACGCCGCCCGGCACGGCCTCGCGGATCTTGCGGTCGATGGCGCGCTCGGCGTAACGGCTCAGGGCCTTCTGGACGGGCGGGATCAGCAGGAGCAGGCCCAGCGCGTCGGAGATGAGCCCGGGGATCATCAGGAGCAGACCGCCGAGCATCATCAGCCCGTTGCCTTCGCCACCCCCGCTCGTGGGGGGCACCCCGCTCTGCTGCTGTTGCAGCGTCTCGGTCAGGTTGCGGAAGGCACGGCGGCCGGCCCGCTTGATGACCACGGAACCGAGGACGAAACCGGCGACCAGCAGCAGGAAGACCGCGAAACCGCTCGCCGCGCCCGCGACCACGGTCAGAAGCCAGATCTCCAGCACCAGCCAGACGGCGATGCCGAGCGGCAGGTAGGCGCGCAGCCGGGATCGACGCGGCCGCGCGGGGTATGCAGGGGTCGGTGCGCCAGTCGTCATGCACCCAGTGTGCCTGGGCACAGCTCAGTATGGGATAAGCGGATGATCAGCCGTAGCTGTGGAGTGAAGTGAGGGCGAAGTGGGAGTGGGGGGCGGCCCCACCCGGGCCCGCCCCCCACTTCGCAAGCGCTCCTACGACCTGTGCTTCCGGCCGGTGATCCGGCCGACCCGCTCCCCCACGCCCCACGTGGTGACCCGCCACAGCGCCTCCACGAGGATGTCGCGGCTCATCTTGGAGTCGCCGAGCTCGCGCTCGACGAAGGTGATGGGCACCTCGACGACGTGGAAACCGGACTTGACCGCACGCCGGGCCAGATCCACCTGAAAGCAGTACCCCTGGGACGCCACTTCACCGAGTCCGAGACCTTCGAGGGTCTCGCGGCGGAAGGCACGGAAGCCTCCGGTGACGTCGCGGATCGGCACGTCGAGCATGAGGCGGGAGTACATGCTGCCGCCGCGCGAGATGAATTCGCGGGACTTGGGCCAGTTCACGACCCGCCCGCCCGGCACCCAGCGCGACCCCAGCACGAGGTCGGCGCCCTTGAGCGCGGTCAGCAGCCGGGGCAGTTCCTCGGGCTGGTGCGAGCCGTCCGCGTCCATCTCCACGAGGACGCCGTAGCCGTGCTCCAGGCCCCAGGCGAAGCCCGCGAGATACGCCGCGCCCAGGCCTTCCTTGCCCTTGCGGTGCAGCACCTGGACATGGTCGTCCTCGGCGGCCAGCTCGTCGGCGAGCTTGCCCGTGCCGTCCGGGCTGTTGTCGTCCGCCACGAGAACGTGTGCATCGGGCACCGAGGCTCGTACCCGGCCGACGATCTTCTTGATGTTCTCCGCCTCGTTATAGGTCGGGATGATCACCAAGGCCGTGCCGAGCGGGCCGAACTGCCTCCCCTTGGCTCCTGCCGCGAGGGTCCCGTCGCCGTCGTTCACTACTGCCCCTTCAAGTCCGTACGCAGGGGTCCACCATAGTGGCCGCAGCCTGCACTGACGCGTCGGCGCGTTAGTACGGGGGTGTCGATTCGGCAAGAGCCGGGTAAGAGAGAGCCCGCCGCGCCGGAGCACCGTACTGCGGATCGGGGCCCGGCGCCCTTCGGGCCGACCTGGGACCCGCTGGCTGCGGGTCGACCGAAAGCCGTTGTCTACTGGACGTCCGGGCCCCACCCGGGTCACACCCTTCCGACAGGCGTGAACGTTCCCTCGCCGTCGCACTGGCGCTGAGCCTGGCTCCCAGTGGTGGTGCGCCGGTGCGGCACACCACCCCTGACCCAGCGGCGCTCCGGCGACTGCGTGGAAGTTCTCCGGTCGGACGTCCGGTGGTGGACCCGGCCGAACCTACCGGCCCCCCGAGGCCAGCTGTCAACACTCGTCTGACCTGCTGGTTTTCCCTCAATTACCTGGTCAGCGCGGAGGATGCGCAGGTCGCGCGACGGGGCGGCGGCGGATGATCAGCACGGCGCCACCCCCGGAGATCACTCGCCCGGCCGTACAAAGACCGTCCGCCCGCCGACGACCGTACGCAGGCACACCGGCAGGTCGCCGCCGGGGCTCAGATCGGGCAGTCCAGGAGTACCCGAACGAGGGTCGGTCGACCAGCGAGCGACGCGGTCGTCGGGGGCCTGCACGACCAGTTCCTCGGTGCGCCACACGGCGTAGTCGGCGGGCGCGCCCGGCACCAGGACTCCCGCGTCGTCCCGTCCGATCGCCCGCCACCCGCCGCGCGTATGCGCTGTGAACGCGGCGCGCACGGAGACCCGGTGCTCCGGCGTGCGGTGGAACGCGGCGGCACGCACGGTGCCCCACGGGTCGAGGGGGGTGACAGGGCTGTCGGAACCGAAGGCCAGCGGCACGCCGGTGCGCAACAGGGCCGCGAACGGGTTGAGGGCGCGGGCCCGCTCGGCGCCCAGGCGCTGGGCGTACATGCCCTCCTCGCCGCCCCACAGTGCGTCGAAGGCGGGCTGCACGGAGGCGGTGAGGCCGAGCTCGGCGAAGCCGGCGATGGTCTCCGGGGTGAGCATCTCGGCGTGCTCGACGCGGTGCCGGGCGGCGCGCACACGGGCCAGGCCGAGCTTCTCGGCGGCTGCGCGGACCCCCTCGACCACGGCGGTCACGGCGGCGTCCCCGATGGCGTGGAAGCCCGCTTGGAGGCCCGCCTCGGTGCAGGCGACCACGTGCGCGCCGACGGCGGCGGCGTCCAGGTAGGCGGTGCCGGTGTGGTCGGCGTCGGCGTAGGGCTGGTGCAGGCAGGCGGTGTACGAACCCAGGGACCCGTCGACGAAGAGGTCGCCCGCGGCGCCGATCGCGCCCAGCGCCCGGGCCTTCTCGACATCCTGTTCGGCCCAGTAGCCGACGACCCGGGTCGGCTTCCCCGGCGGCGAGGCGCAGCAGTCCGGTGAAGTCGTCCTCGGAGGAGATCTCCGGGCCCGCGCACTCGTGCACGGATCCGATGCCGAGCGAGGCGGCGTGGGCGAGCGCGGCGCGCTGGGCCTCGATGCGCTGGGCCGGGGTGACGGCGCCGAGCGCGGCGGCGCGCACGGCGTGGTGGGCGTCCCGGGTCAGGGGGCCGTCGGCGGCGTACCCCGCTCGTGCGGTGACCCCCGGGACCAGGTCCAGGAGCGCGGTGGTGACCACGGCGGAGTGCACGTCGATGCGGGAGAGGTAGAGCGGGCGTCCGCCGGCCGCCTCGTCGAGTTCGGCGCGCGTCGGGGGGCGGCCGCCGGGCCAGCGGGCCGCGTCCCAGCCGTGGCCGAGCAGCACCCGGTCGGCCGGGCGGGCGGCGGCGAACCCGCGTACGAGGGCGAGGGCGGCGTCCAGGGAGGGCGCGTCGGACAGGTCGAGGCCGGTGAGCGCGAGCCCGGTGGAGGTGGTGTGGACGTGGGCGTCGGTGAACGCCGGGGTGACCAGTGCGCCTTCCAGGTCCACGACCTCGGCGACCCCGTCGGCGAAGGCGTCGGCCGCGCCCTCCGAGCCGACCCAGGCGATCTGTCCGCGTTCGACGACCATCGCGGTGGCGAAGGGATCGGCGGGACTGTGGACTTCTCCACCGCGCAACAGCACGGTGTCCGACGTGGCGGTGCTCTCACTCATGGGGAACAGTCTCGCGCCTGGCGGTGTCCGGTCGGTCCCCGGGTGGGTCAGATGCGGGGCGGGCGCGCCTCGTACGGCGTCGACAGCACCACGGTCGTGCGGGTCGACACGCCTGCCAGGGTGCGCAGGCGGGCGAGGAGCTCCTCCAGTTCGTGCGGGGTCGAGACCCGCACCTTCAGGATGTAGTTCTCGTCGCCCGCGACGCTGTGGCAGGCCTCGATCTCGGGCACGTCGGCCAGGCGTTCCGCGATGTCGTCGGGGGCGCTCGGGTCGAACGGTTTCACCGAGATGAAGGCGGTCATGGGCAGCCCGACGGCCTCGGGGTCCACGACCGCGGCATAGCCGCGGATGACACCGCGTTGTTCGAGCCGGCGCACCCGCTGGTGCACGGCGGACGTGGACAGGCCCGTGGCCTTGCCCAGGTCTGTGTAACTCATCCGCCCGTCTGCGACGAGCAGCTGCACGATCTGTCGGTCCAGCTCCTCCATGACGCAAGAACCTACAGGGCCCTTGATCTCGTCGGATACCTCAGCGGCGCAGGTCATACCCGCTTTGTGATGTGGCAGAGTGCTGACGGTGAACCGCCTGGTGGACAAATCCACCGCGCCGGGCACCTGCGGGCGGCATGTGACGAACGACACAGTGCCGCAACCGGGTCCGTGATGTTCTCGTGATTACCGCAGAGACGGGACGGGAAATGCTTGCTGTGGTCGAGGCCGCAGCGCCTTGTCGGCCCACCCGAGGGGGAGAATCCCATGCAGAGTCTTAAGCGCCCTGGTCGTCCCGCATCCAGGCGGCCCAAGCTGGTCGTCGAACCCGAGCCGGAGGGCGTCGAACCCGACGCCGTCGACGGTGAGGAGTTCGACGCCTACGACACCTTCGAGATGTACCGGGTGATCTGCCCGGACTGCGCCCAGCCCATCGCGCTCCTGGCGGACGAGGAGAGCCTGCCCGAGCACGCGCTGTGCGCCTCGCCGTGGAACCCGTTCGGGCTGACGGTCTGCGCCGGCACGGGCCGTGCGGCGGGCGACGCCCGCCCCGCCGACGAGTCGGTGGAGCCTCAGGAGCAGGACACCGCCCTCCTGTTGACGCTCCCTCAGGGACTCGACTGGCGGACGCAGCCGTTCTCGCACGTCGGCGGCCCGGCCTCGCGCCCGATGCGGGTCCCCGAGATGGGCGGCCAGGCGGCCTGACCGGCCCTCGCGTTCAGCGACCGGCAGCCGGTCCCTCCCAGTAACTGCCCTGCACCATGGCTCGCAGGCTGCCGTGGTGCAGGATCAGTGTGTCCGGGTCCGGCGGTACGGCGACCTCGCCGAAGTGCACCTGACGGTAGGCGACGCGCAGCATGACGATCGCGTGCCGCAGTGCCGCGTACAGTGTGTGGAAGTCCATGTCCCGGGGTGTGTGGCCGGTGAGTTCGGCATAGCACCGCTCGACGCGGTCACGGCGCAAAAAGTCGGGCAGTCCGCGCTGGCCGAAGCTCGCCGTCAGGTCCTGGAAGAAGCGGTGCAGGTAGACGGTCCAGCCGAGGTCGACCTCGCGTGGGGCGAGGGCCGCCATCTCCCAGTCGAGGACGGCCGCGGGGGCGAACCCGTCGTAGACGACGTTCCCGATGCGCGCGTCGCCCCAGCTGAGCACCGCCTCGCCCTCGTCACTCGGCCACAGCTCGTCGAGCCGGTCGAACGCGCTCTCTATCAGCGGTGAGCGGGACAGCCCGTCAATCACCCACGTGTAGTAGGCGCGCTGGGCCTCGACGTGACGACGGAGGGGGCTGCCTTCACCCGGGAGGCTCAGGAAGTCGGCTTCCGGCAGCGGGACTTGGTCGTGCAGCCGGGCGAGGAGACCCACCGAGGCCGCCTCCAGCCGTTCGCGTTCCTGGTCGCTCGCCGCGTGCAGCCAGTTCCCCTCGTACGTGTAGGGCATGACGTCCGGTGGCACGCGGCCCTCGACCCGTTCCATGACGAAGAACGGCGCGCCGAGCGGGGCGGGGTCCTCCTCCAGCCACAGCACCCGCGGCACCGGGAGGTCGGTGCGCTCGGCGACCAGTCTCATCGTGCGGTACTGGCGGGGCATGTCGTAGACGGGGAAGACGGTGTACGCCGCCGGGTCCGCCGCCAGCCTCAACGCGCAGGCGGTCAGCGGCGGTTCAGGGTGCTCGATGTCGAAGAGCAGGGTCTCGCTGGACATGCCGTTGGACTCGGGGACGGTGACGTTGGCCGCCTTGGCGCCCGGGAGGCGGGCGGTGAGCCAGGCGGTCAGCCGGCGGCCCAGTTCCTCCGGGTCGCGGGTGGTCGTGCGCGGGCGCGGTGCCGTGGCCATCTCGTTCCCCCTCAGGGCGCGACCGAGTCGAAGCCGGTGAACCCGCTCGGATCGTGGCGGCCGAACGAGCCGTGTTCGAAGATCCCGTGGCCGACCCGCCCGTCCAGCGTGCAGCGGGCCGCGTGGTCGATCACCCCGTACGCGGCGCGGTGGTGCACGGACGGGTCGGAGAGGTCGTAGGCGCGGCGGTCGGTCCAGTCGCGCCCGACCCAGGTGCCGTGCTGCCAGTCGTCGGCGGGCGGATAGCCGGCGCCGACGGCGAGCGGGGAGGAGGTGAGCACCTCCACGTCCAGCTCCATGGGCTTGCGGTCGCCCGGGCGGGTCAGGTGGATGACGGCGGACGTGGGGTGGCGGCTGCCGGGGCGGTAGGTGATGTCGGTCTGGGGCCAGCCGAGTTGCAGGTCGCGCTCCGCGTTGCGTACGAGTGTCGCGTCGTTCAGCGTCCGGTAGCCGTCGGCGTCCTCCTGGACGACGACCATCAGGAACCGGTCCTCGAACCGGACGGGGCACCACAGCCAGTGGAAGCCCTCCGTCGGGTTCTCCTGCGCGAGCCGGCCGCCCTCCTCTCCGGGGATCGGGCGCACGCCCCAGCTGCGGTCGCGGGTGCCGGTCCAGCGGCCGCGCTCCAGACGTATCTCCTCGCCGCCGATCCGGATCCAGCCCTCGCAGTGCCCCGCCTGCACGAAGCGTTTGCCCTCCAGCGTGAGCCGGCCGCCGCGCCGCTGGAGGTGGTGCGGCTCCCACAGGGCCGGGAAGTCCGCCGTCCAGGTGATTTCGTACGACAGTCCCTCAGGGTCGGCGGGATCGGCCGCGCAGCTCAGTACGAACGTTCTCAGGGGGCGCTCGACGAGGATGCGCAG
This portion of the Streptomyces mirabilis genome encodes:
- a CDS encoding glycerophosphodiester phosphodiesterase: MSPRIRHPYLDHPGPIAFAHRGGAADGLENTVAQFRRAVEAGYRYIETDVHATSDGRLVAFHDATLDRVTDGAGRIADLPWEDVRHARVAGKEPVPLFEELLETFPDVRWNVDVKAEPALHPLLDLIGRLDAWDRVCVGSFSEARVFRAQRLAGTRLATSYGTKGVVGLRLRSYGIPAALRDSAIAAQVPESQSGVPVVDRRFVRAAHARGLQVHVWTVNEPDRMHRLLDLGVDGIMTDHIDTLRRVLEDRGTWV
- a CDS encoding MFS transporter, encoding MGTETVRAQATDEVTERRREQRGWYFYDWACSVYSTSVLTVFLGPYLTSVAKHAADADGFVHPLGIPVRAGSFFAYTVSASVIVSIFVMPMAGAAADRTGRKKPLLALCAYLGATATTGMFFLDGDRYLLGGLLLIVANASVAVSMVLYNSYLPQIAPPEERDAVSSRGWAFGYAAGSLMLVVNLVLYSAHESFGLSESTAVRICLASAGIWWGAFTLVPLKRLRDRPTASAGQAPGHGWRQLAATVRDMRGKPLTLAFLFAYLVYNDGIQTVISQASVYGSQELGLSQSTLIVAVLLVQVLAVGGALGMGRLARTYGAKRTILGSLVAWTVTLGAGYFLPAGAPVWFFVLAAGIGLVLGGSQALSRSLFSHLVPSGKEAEYFSAYEMSDRGMSWLGPLLFGLTYQLTGSYRDAIISLVAFFVIGFVLLARVPVRQAVRDAGNPVPDRI
- a CDS encoding RNA polymerase-binding protein RbpA, which encodes MSERALRGTRLVVTSYETDRGIDLAPRQAVEYACEKGHRFEMPFSVEAEIPPEWECKVCGAQALLVDGDGPEEKKAKPARTHWDMLMERRTREELEEVLEERLAVLRSGAMNIAVHPRDSRKSA
- the fxsA gene encoding FxsA family membrane protein; translated protein: MTTGAPTPAYPARPRRSRLRAYLPLGIAVWLVLEIWLLTVVAGAASGFAVFLLLVAGFVLGSVVIKRAGRRAFRNLTETLQQQQSGVPPTSGGGEGNGLMMLGGLLLMIPGLISDALGLLLLIPPVQKALSRYAERAIDRKIREAVPGGVGDAFQQARIHRPDGKVVQGEVIREENPTTDPGPRPPLNR
- a CDS encoding polyprenol monophosphomannose synthase, whose translation is MNDGDGTLAAGAKGRQFGPLGTALVIIPTYNEAENIKKIVGRVRASVPDAHVLVADDNSPDGTGKLADELAAEDDHVQVLHRKGKEGLGAAYLAGFAWGLEHGYGVLVEMDADGSHQPEELPRLLTALKGADLVLGSRWVPGGRVVNWPKSREFISRGGSMYSRLMLDVPIRDVTGGFRAFRRETLEGLGLGEVASQGYCFQVDLARRAVKSGFHVVEVPITFVERELGDSKMSRDILVEALWRVTTWGVGERVGRITGRKHRS
- a CDS encoding Lrp/AsnC family transcriptional regulator yields the protein MEELDRQIVQLLVADGRMSYTDLGKATGLSTSAVHQRVRRLEQRGVIRGYAAVVDPEAVGLPMTAFISVKPFDPSAPDDIAERLADVPEIEACHSVAGDENYILKVRVSTPHELEELLARLRTLAGVSTRTTVVLSTPYEARPPRI
- a CDS encoding phosphotransferase family protein; this translates as MATAPRPRTTTRDPEELGRRLTAWLTARLPGAKAANVTVPESNGMSSETLLFDIEHPEPPLTACALRLAADPAAYTVFPVYDMPRQYRTMRLVAERTDLPVPRVLWLEEDPAPLGAPFFVMERVEGRVPPDVMPYTYEGNWLHAASDQERERLEAASVGLLARLHDQVPLPEADFLSLPGEGSPLRRHVEAQRAYYTWVIDGLSRSPLIESAFDRLDELWPSDEGEAVLSWGDARIGNVVYDGFAPAAVLDWEMAALAPREVDLGWTVYLHRFFQDLTASFGQRGLPDFLRRDRVERCYAELTGHTPRDMDFHTLYAALRHAIVMLRVAYRQVHFGEVAVPPDPDTLILHHGSLRAMVQGSYWEGPAAGR